In Candidatus Methylomirabilota bacterium, the following are encoded in one genomic region:
- the nuoL gene encoding NADH-quinone oxidoreductase subunit L, translating to MSNPAILALTALLLPAVAFLVLAVVAPLRRRGRAAGYLSIILSAAALVAAVAAWRVSAAGGFSERLFSWIPAEAGPLAVVGVLADGDSTLMLILVALISFLVQVYSLGYLSDETLPSLGRYYTYQSLFAFSMMGLVLAPNFVQLFICWELVGLCSYLLIGYWYTRPEAARAAVKAFWITKAGDTGMLVGIVLLWYQTGTFDFLQLLQLADTGLIPLEGLGVITFCIYLGAAGKSAQFPFHVWLPDAMEGPTPVSALIHAATMVTAGVYLLTRMVWLFRLTPDVMEIMAWNGAFTALLAAVLACVQTDIKRVLAYSTVSQLGYMMTAIGAGFASAGFLHLLTHGIFKALLFLGAGAVIHAVATNDIFQMGGLGRKMPQTTIVFVVGALSLAGIPFFGGFFSKEEILGATLAGGFPGAFAVLLFTAFLTAFYMFRVIFIAFAGAPAPAYGFAESHVHDAPPFMALPLWILAVLAVGVGIFLPFVHWESEFEAHHWITYAAITVAVLGIALAYLVYQRRAISADALGRIFTPIRVAALHRFWLDDLFAGIYRGIMLRLSRAVGWVDRYLVDGVLNVLSAWTIMAGDRLRRIQTGQPQDYVYGVALGVIALLVWMQWPR from the coding sequence ATGAGCAATCCGGCCATCCTCGCCCTGACCGCCCTGCTGTTGCCCGCGGTGGCCTTTCTCGTCCTCGCCGTGGTGGCGCCCCTTCGCCGCCGCGGGCGCGCCGCCGGATATCTGTCGATCATCTTATCCGCCGCGGCCCTGGTCGCCGCCGTCGCCGCCTGGCGGGTGAGCGCGGCCGGCGGGTTTTCGGAACGGCTGTTCAGCTGGATCCCCGCCGAGGCGGGCCCGCTCGCCGTGGTCGGCGTGCTGGCCGACGGCGACTCCACGCTGATGCTCATCCTGGTGGCCCTGATCTCTTTCCTGGTCCAGGTCTACTCGCTGGGCTATCTCTCCGACGAAACGCTGCCCTCGCTGGGCCGGTACTACACCTACCAGTCGCTGTTCGCCTTCTCGATGATGGGCCTCGTGCTCGCGCCGAACTTCGTCCAGCTCTTCATCTGCTGGGAGCTCGTGGGGCTCTGCTCCTATCTGCTGATCGGCTACTGGTACACGCGGCCCGAGGCCGCCCGCGCCGCCGTCAAGGCCTTCTGGATCACCAAGGCCGGCGACACGGGCATGCTCGTGGGCATCGTGCTCCTCTGGTACCAGACGGGCACCTTCGACTTCCTCCAGCTCCTCCAGCTCGCGGATACGGGGCTCATCCCGCTCGAGGGCCTCGGCGTCATCACCTTCTGCATCTATCTGGGCGCGGCCGGCAAGTCGGCCCAGTTCCCGTTCCACGTGTGGCTGCCCGATGCCATGGAGGGTCCCACGCCCGTCTCGGCCCTCATCCACGCCGCGACCATGGTCACGGCCGGCGTCTATCTGCTCACCCGCATGGTGTGGCTCTTCAGGCTCACACCGGATGTCATGGAGATCATGGCCTGGAACGGCGCCTTCACCGCGCTTCTGGCCGCGGTGCTCGCGTGCGTCCAGACGGACATCAAGCGCGTGCTCGCCTACTCCACGGTCTCCCAGCTCGGCTACATGATGACGGCCATCGGCGCGGGCTTTGCCTCGGCGGGCTTCCTGCACCTCCTTACTCACGGCATCTTCAAGGCGCTTCTCTTCCTCGGCGCCGGCGCCGTCATTCACGCCGTGGCCACCAATGACATCTTCCAGATGGGCGGGCTGGGGCGGAAGATGCCGCAGACGACCATCGTCTTCGTCGTGGGCGCCCTCTCTCTGGCCGGCATCCCGTTCTTCGGCGGCTTCTTCTCCAAGGAGGAGATCCTCGGCGCCACCCTGGCCGGCGGCTTTCCCGGCGCCTTCGCCGTGCTCCTCTTCACGGCCTTCCTCACCGCTTTCTACATGTTCCGCGTGATCTTCATCGCCTTCGCGGGGGCGCCCGCGCCTGCGTATGGCTTTGCTGAGAGCCACGTCCACGACGCGCCGCCGTTCATGGCCCTGCCGCTCTGGATCCTCGCCGTGCTGGCGGTGGGCGTGGGCATCTTCCTCCCCTTCGTGCACTGGGAGTCCGAGTTCGAGGCGCATCACTGGATCACCTACGCGGCCATCACGGTCGCGGTGCTGGGCATCGCCCTCGCGTATCTCGTCTACCAGCGGCGCGCCATCAGCGCCGATGCGCTCGGAAGAATCTTTACGCCTATCCGCGTGGCCGCCCTCCACCGCTTCTGGCTCGATGACCTGTTTGCCGGGATCTATCGCGGCATCATGCTCCGTCTCTCTCGCGCGGTCGGATGGGTGGATCGCTATCTCGTGGACGGCGTGCTCAATGTGCTCTCGGCCTGGACCATCATGGCCGGCGACCGTCTCCGGCGCATCCAGACCGGCCAGCCACAGGACTATGTCTACGGCGTCGCTCTCGGAGTCATCGCCCTCCTCGTCTGGATGCAGTGGCCGCGCTGA